The Maylandia zebra isolate NMK-2024a linkage group LG4, Mzebra_GT3a, whole genome shotgun sequence genome includes a window with the following:
- the traf7 gene encoding E3 ubiquitin-protein ligase TRAF7 isoform X1 has product MSSGKTPRYNRYSGGAAIASTATIPSSPSSPSADSGNGSRMEASFAPTFSAAGAKAEGSSTYKQHRRTPSSSSTLTYSPRDDDDGMPPIGTPRRSDSAISVRSLHSESNMSLRSTFSLHEEEEDTEPQVFAEQPSVKLCCQLCCNVFKDPVITTCGHTFCRRCALTSDKCPVDAAKLTVVVNNIAVAEQIGELFIHCKYGCRAVGSSAAGATASNTSVAGKPGAYEVDPLGCPFTIKLSTRKEHEASCDYRPVRCPNNPSCPPLLTMNLEAHLKECEHIKCPHSKYGCTFIGNQDTYETHLEVCKFEGLKEFLQQTDDRFHEMQLTLAQKDQDIAFLRSMLGKLSEKLDQLEKNLELKFDVLDENQSKLSEDLMEFRRDASMLNDELSHINARLNMGILGSYDPQQIFKCKGTFVGHQGPVWCLCVYSTGDLLFSGSSDKTIKVWDTCTTYKCQKTLEGHDGIVLALCIQGNRLYSGSADCTIIVWDIQTLQKVNTIRAHDNPVCTLVSSHNMLFSGSLKAIKVWDIVGTELKLKKELTGLNHWVRALVASQNHLYSGSYQTIKIWDIRSLECVHVLQTSGGSVYSIAVTNHHIVCGTYENLIHVWDIESKEQVRTLTGHVGTVYALAVISTPDQTKVFSASYDRSLRVWSMDNMICTQTLLRHQGSVTALAVSRGRLFSGAVDSTVKVWTC; this is encoded by the exons ATGAGCAGTGGTAAGACTCCTCGTTACAACCGATACTCCGGAGGAGCAGCGATAGCTAGCACAGCAACCATCCCCAGCAGCCCCTCCAGCCCCTCAGCAGACTCTGGCAACGGG AGCAGGATGGAGGCCTCGTTTGCTCCAACTTTCTCAGCTGCTGGAGCTAAAG CAGAAGGCTCCAGCACTTACAAGCAGCACAGACGGACTCCTTCCTCCTCGAGCACTCTGACCTACTCCCCCCGTGATGACGACGATGGAATG CCTCCCATCGGTACTCCTCGGAGGTCAGATTCGGCCATCTCAGTCCGATCTCTCCATTCCGAGTCCAACATGTCCTTGCGCTCCACTTTCTCTCTGCacgaagaggaggaggacacG GAGCCGCAGGTCTTTGCTGAGCAGCCTTCagtcaaactttgctgccagcTGTGTTGCAACGTCTTCAAGGACCCCGTCATCACCACGTGTGGG CACACTTTCTGCAGACGATGTGCCTTGACTTCAG ATAAGTGCCCTGTGGATGCAGCTAAGTTAACGGTTGTGGTGAACAACATTGCAGTAGCCGAGCAGATTGGAGAGCTCTTCATCCACTGTAAATACGGCTGCAGGGCTGTAGGCAGCAGCGCGGCCGGCGCCACGGCCTCCAACACCTCAGTGGCCGGGAAACCTGGAGCCTACGAGGTGGACCCGCTGGGCTGCCCGTTCACAATCAAACTATCTACACGCAA AGAACATGAGGCCAGCTGTGACTACAGGCCCGTGCGATGCCCAAACAACCCCTCCTGCCCGCCGTTGCTCACCATGAACCTGGAGGCTCACCTCAAAGAATGCGAACACATCAAATGTCCACACTCCAAATATGG CTGCACATTCATAGGCAACCAGGACACATATGAAACACACCTGGAGGTCTGTAAATTTGAGGGCCTCAAGGAGTTTCTCCAGCAGACTGACGACAG ATTCCATGAGATGCAGCTCACTCTGGCTCAGAAGGACCAAGACATCGCCTTCCTACGCTCCATGTTGGGGAAATTATCTGAGAAGTTGGATCAGCTAGAGAAAAACCTGGAGCTCAAATTTG ATGTGCTGGATGAGAACCAGAGCAAGCTCAGCGAAGACCTGATGGAGTTTCGTAGAGATGCCTCCATGCTTAac GATGAGTTGTCCCACATCAACGCCAGGCTCAACATGGGAATCCTGGGCT CATACGACCCCCAGCAGATCTTCAAGTGTAAGGGGACATTTGTGGGCCACCAGGGTCCCGTCTGGTGTCTCTGTGTCTACTCCACTGGAGACCTGCTCTTCTCTGGCTCTTCTGATAAGACGATTAAG GTGTGGGACACCTGCACCACCTACAAATGTCAGAAAACCCTGGAGGGTCATGATGGCATCGTGCTGGCTCTGTGTATCCAAGG TAACAGGCTATACAGTGGCTCTGCAGATTGCACCATCATT GTGTGGGACATTCAGACGCTCCAGAAAGTCAATACTATCCGTGCCCATGACAACCCCGTATGCACACTGGTCTCCTCCCACAACATGTTGTTCAGCGGCTCCCTCAAGGCCATCAAG GTTTGGGACATCGTGGGCACTGAGCTGaagctgaagaaggagctgacAGGACTCAATCACTGGGTTCGAGCGCTGGTGGCCTCCCAGAACCACCTGTACAGCGGCTCGTATCAGACCATCAAG ATTTGGGACATCCGCTCTCTGGAGTGTGTTCATGTCCTGCAGACCAGTGGGGGCAGCGTCTACTCCATTGCTGTCACCAACCACCACATCGTCTGCGGCACCTATGAAAACCTCATCCAC GTGTGGGATATTGAGTCTAAAGAGCAGGTGCGGACCTTGACGGGTCACGTGGGGACAGTTTACGCTCTGGCCGTCATCTCCACCCCCGACCAGACCAAAGTGTTCAGCGCTTCCTATGACCGCTCCCTCAGG GTGTGGAGCATGGACAACATGATCTGCACCCAGACTCTGCTGAGACACCAGGGCAGTGTAACAGCGCTCGCCGTTTCCAGAGGGCGCCTCTTCTCCGGAGCTGTCGACAGCACCGTCAAG GTGTGGACTTGCTAA
- the traf7 gene encoding E3 ubiquitin-protein ligase TRAF7 isoform X2, with protein sequence MSSGKTPRYNRYSGGAAIASTATIPSSPSSPSADSGNGSRMEASFAPTFSAAGAKEGSSTYKQHRRTPSSSSTLTYSPRDDDDGMPPIGTPRRSDSAISVRSLHSESNMSLRSTFSLHEEEEDTEPQVFAEQPSVKLCCQLCCNVFKDPVITTCGHTFCRRCALTSDKCPVDAAKLTVVVNNIAVAEQIGELFIHCKYGCRAVGSSAAGATASNTSVAGKPGAYEVDPLGCPFTIKLSTRKEHEASCDYRPVRCPNNPSCPPLLTMNLEAHLKECEHIKCPHSKYGCTFIGNQDTYETHLEVCKFEGLKEFLQQTDDRFHEMQLTLAQKDQDIAFLRSMLGKLSEKLDQLEKNLELKFDVLDENQSKLSEDLMEFRRDASMLNDELSHINARLNMGILGSYDPQQIFKCKGTFVGHQGPVWCLCVYSTGDLLFSGSSDKTIKVWDTCTTYKCQKTLEGHDGIVLALCIQGNRLYSGSADCTIIVWDIQTLQKVNTIRAHDNPVCTLVSSHNMLFSGSLKAIKVWDIVGTELKLKKELTGLNHWVRALVASQNHLYSGSYQTIKIWDIRSLECVHVLQTSGGSVYSIAVTNHHIVCGTYENLIHVWDIESKEQVRTLTGHVGTVYALAVISTPDQTKVFSASYDRSLRVWSMDNMICTQTLLRHQGSVTALAVSRGRLFSGAVDSTVKVWTC encoded by the exons ATGAGCAGTGGTAAGACTCCTCGTTACAACCGATACTCCGGAGGAGCAGCGATAGCTAGCACAGCAACCATCCCCAGCAGCCCCTCCAGCCCCTCAGCAGACTCTGGCAACGGG AGCAGGATGGAGGCCTCGTTTGCTCCAACTTTCTCAGCTGCTGGAGCTAAAG AAGGCTCCAGCACTTACAAGCAGCACAGACGGACTCCTTCCTCCTCGAGCACTCTGACCTACTCCCCCCGTGATGACGACGATGGAATG CCTCCCATCGGTACTCCTCGGAGGTCAGATTCGGCCATCTCAGTCCGATCTCTCCATTCCGAGTCCAACATGTCCTTGCGCTCCACTTTCTCTCTGCacgaagaggaggaggacacG GAGCCGCAGGTCTTTGCTGAGCAGCCTTCagtcaaactttgctgccagcTGTGTTGCAACGTCTTCAAGGACCCCGTCATCACCACGTGTGGG CACACTTTCTGCAGACGATGTGCCTTGACTTCAG ATAAGTGCCCTGTGGATGCAGCTAAGTTAACGGTTGTGGTGAACAACATTGCAGTAGCCGAGCAGATTGGAGAGCTCTTCATCCACTGTAAATACGGCTGCAGGGCTGTAGGCAGCAGCGCGGCCGGCGCCACGGCCTCCAACACCTCAGTGGCCGGGAAACCTGGAGCCTACGAGGTGGACCCGCTGGGCTGCCCGTTCACAATCAAACTATCTACACGCAA AGAACATGAGGCCAGCTGTGACTACAGGCCCGTGCGATGCCCAAACAACCCCTCCTGCCCGCCGTTGCTCACCATGAACCTGGAGGCTCACCTCAAAGAATGCGAACACATCAAATGTCCACACTCCAAATATGG CTGCACATTCATAGGCAACCAGGACACATATGAAACACACCTGGAGGTCTGTAAATTTGAGGGCCTCAAGGAGTTTCTCCAGCAGACTGACGACAG ATTCCATGAGATGCAGCTCACTCTGGCTCAGAAGGACCAAGACATCGCCTTCCTACGCTCCATGTTGGGGAAATTATCTGAGAAGTTGGATCAGCTAGAGAAAAACCTGGAGCTCAAATTTG ATGTGCTGGATGAGAACCAGAGCAAGCTCAGCGAAGACCTGATGGAGTTTCGTAGAGATGCCTCCATGCTTAac GATGAGTTGTCCCACATCAACGCCAGGCTCAACATGGGAATCCTGGGCT CATACGACCCCCAGCAGATCTTCAAGTGTAAGGGGACATTTGTGGGCCACCAGGGTCCCGTCTGGTGTCTCTGTGTCTACTCCACTGGAGACCTGCTCTTCTCTGGCTCTTCTGATAAGACGATTAAG GTGTGGGACACCTGCACCACCTACAAATGTCAGAAAACCCTGGAGGGTCATGATGGCATCGTGCTGGCTCTGTGTATCCAAGG TAACAGGCTATACAGTGGCTCTGCAGATTGCACCATCATT GTGTGGGACATTCAGACGCTCCAGAAAGTCAATACTATCCGTGCCCATGACAACCCCGTATGCACACTGGTCTCCTCCCACAACATGTTGTTCAGCGGCTCCCTCAAGGCCATCAAG GTTTGGGACATCGTGGGCACTGAGCTGaagctgaagaaggagctgacAGGACTCAATCACTGGGTTCGAGCGCTGGTGGCCTCCCAGAACCACCTGTACAGCGGCTCGTATCAGACCATCAAG ATTTGGGACATCCGCTCTCTGGAGTGTGTTCATGTCCTGCAGACCAGTGGGGGCAGCGTCTACTCCATTGCTGTCACCAACCACCACATCGTCTGCGGCACCTATGAAAACCTCATCCAC GTGTGGGATATTGAGTCTAAAGAGCAGGTGCGGACCTTGACGGGTCACGTGGGGACAGTTTACGCTCTGGCCGTCATCTCCACCCCCGACCAGACCAAAGTGTTCAGCGCTTCCTATGACCGCTCCCTCAGG GTGTGGAGCATGGACAACATGATCTGCACCCAGACTCTGCTGAGACACCAGGGCAGTGTAACAGCGCTCGCCGTTTCCAGAGGGCGCCTCTTCTCCGGAGCTGTCGACAGCACCGTCAAG GTGTGGACTTGCTAA